In Gordonia iterans, the following proteins share a genomic window:
- a CDS encoding NAD(P)H-quinone oxidoreductase, with protein sequence MRAITGTDHLELTEVPDPVPAPDEILIEVTAAGVNRADVMQRAGFYPPPPGASEILGLEVSGHIAALGSEVAGWTVGDPVCALLSGGGYAEKVAVPATQVLPVPEGVTVHDAAALPEVACTVMSNVFGAGRLTPGELLLIHGGSSGIGTHAIQVAKAAGARVAVTARNPEKLAKCAELGADILIDYSYEDFGASLRPHGGADVILDVVGAKYLARNVDTLATGGRLVVIGLLGGRKGELDLGKLLAKRACITGTTLRSRPATGPDSKAEVVRATLESTWPLIASGRVRPVVDSVFPLADAGAALDRMTGGDAAGKILLTVG encoded by the coding sequence ATGCGCGCCATCACCGGAACCGACCACCTGGAACTGACCGAGGTCCCCGACCCGGTCCCCGCCCCGGACGAGATCCTGATCGAGGTGACCGCGGCCGGAGTCAACCGCGCCGACGTGATGCAGCGCGCCGGGTTCTATCCGCCGCCGCCCGGGGCCTCGGAGATCCTCGGCCTCGAGGTGTCCGGGCACATCGCGGCGCTGGGCTCGGAAGTGGCCGGCTGGACGGTCGGCGATCCGGTGTGCGCGTTGCTGTCCGGCGGCGGCTACGCGGAGAAGGTCGCCGTCCCGGCCACCCAGGTGCTGCCGGTGCCCGAGGGAGTCACCGTGCACGACGCCGCAGCCCTCCCCGAGGTCGCCTGCACGGTGATGTCCAACGTGTTCGGCGCCGGACGCCTCACGCCGGGGGAACTGCTCCTGATCCACGGTGGCTCGAGCGGGATCGGCACGCACGCCATCCAGGTGGCCAAGGCGGCCGGCGCCCGAGTGGCGGTGACCGCGCGCAATCCCGAGAAGCTCGCGAAGTGCGCCGAACTCGGCGCGGACATCCTGATCGACTACTCGTACGAGGACTTCGGCGCCTCCCTCAGACCGCACGGGGGCGCGGACGTGATCCTCGACGTCGTCGGGGCCAAGTACCTGGCGCGCAACGTCGACACCCTGGCGACCGGTGGCCGCCTGGTGGTGATCGGCCTCCTCGGCGGCCGGAAAGGTGAACTCGACCTGGGCAAGCTGCTCGCCAAGCGCGCCTGCATCACCGGGACCACGCTGCGCTCACGGCCGGCGACCGGCCCCGATTCCAAGGCCGAAGTGGTGCGGGCGACCCTGGAGAGCACGTGGCCGCTGATCGCGTCCGGCCGCGTCCGCCCGGTCGTCGACTCAGTCTTCCCGCTCGCCGACGCCGGCGCGGCGCTCGACCGGATGACCGGCGGCGATGCGGCCGGCAAGATCCTGCTGACGGTCGGCTGA
- a CDS encoding RNA polymerase sigma-70 factor yields MSISADTTFAEYRPLLFSIAYEILGSVVDTEDVLQESYLRWREVDASGIEHPRAYLARIVTRQSLNALRAASRRREDYVGPWLPEPLQTPAGDEPGEHVLRGEEVSTAMLLVLETLTPTEQAVFVLREVFDFGFPEIAEAVGKSPAAVRQIAHRARKHVHARRSAALAEPQQAQAAAEAFLQAAVSGDLQALMDVLAPDAVYLGDGGGRVVTARRPVHGAEPVARLLLGLVRMSEKLGEMRLGFAQYNGMPALVIAFDGVTDTVMCIEVTAARVSAVYAIRNPEKLGGVVVP; encoded by the coding sequence ATGAGCATCTCGGCCGACACGACCTTCGCCGAATACCGGCCGCTGCTGTTCTCCATCGCCTACGAGATCCTCGGCTCGGTGGTCGACACCGAGGACGTGCTGCAAGAGAGCTATCTGCGGTGGCGCGAGGTCGATGCGAGCGGTATCGAGCATCCCCGCGCCTACCTGGCCCGCATCGTCACCCGCCAGTCGCTCAACGCGCTACGGGCGGCGTCCCGGCGGCGCGAGGACTACGTCGGCCCGTGGCTGCCCGAACCACTGCAGACGCCCGCCGGCGACGAGCCCGGCGAACACGTCCTGCGCGGGGAGGAGGTCAGCACCGCGATGCTGCTGGTGCTGGAGACTCTCACGCCCACAGAACAGGCCGTGTTCGTGCTCCGGGAGGTGTTCGACTTCGGCTTCCCGGAGATCGCCGAGGCCGTCGGGAAGAGTCCGGCGGCGGTCCGGCAGATAGCGCACCGCGCACGCAAGCACGTCCATGCACGACGCTCCGCCGCGCTCGCCGAACCCCAGCAGGCCCAGGCGGCCGCCGAGGCCTTTCTGCAGGCCGCGGTCTCCGGCGACCTGCAGGCGCTGATGGACGTGCTGGCCCCGGACGCCGTGTACCTCGGCGACGGCGGCGGCCGCGTGGTGACCGCGCGCCGCCCGGTGCACGGCGCGGAGCCGGTGGCCCGACTGCTGCTCGGCCTGGTCCGGATGAGCGAGAAGCTCGGCGAGATGCGTCTCGGCTTCGCCCAGTACAACGGGATGCCCGCGCTGGTCATCGCCTTCGACGGCGTGACCGACACGGTGATGTGCATCGAGGTGACCGCCGCCCGGGTGTCCGCGGTCTATGCGATCCGGAATCCAGAGAAGCTCGGCGGCGTCGTCGTGCCGTGA
- a CDS encoding NAD(P)/FAD-dependent oxidoreductase has protein sequence MSTTRIVVVGGGYAGCMAANRLRRKTDPAATTITLINARPDFVERVRLHQRVAGTGDAAAPLAGKLRDGIALIVGTATRIGDGELVLDDGARIPFDRLIYAAGGAARGPEGTLAVGDPEQASLARVALANLPRGARVTVVGGGLTGIETASEIAEARRDLHLTLLSDDDVAASLHPTAARRVRTELERLGVTIERGSYPLAGPDGACAPADLVLWAIATGVSDLAARSGLPVNPQGRIEVDEFLRSAADVRIFAAGDAAAVPGQRLSCQTALPQGAHAADNLARELRGKALKPYSMGYTGQNVSIGRRRAVIQSARRDDTPTRLWFGGRPGAMVKERVCALAASAAGSGRFAWLPAPSTHSERRDPVAR, from the coding sequence GTGAGCACCACTCGAATCGTCGTCGTCGGCGGAGGCTATGCCGGGTGCATGGCCGCAAATCGTCTGCGCCGCAAGACCGATCCGGCCGCCACGACAATCACCCTGATCAACGCACGCCCCGACTTCGTCGAACGGGTCCGGCTGCACCAGCGAGTGGCCGGCACCGGCGACGCCGCCGCACCGCTCGCCGGGAAGCTGCGGGACGGCATCGCCCTGATCGTCGGTACCGCGACCCGCATCGGCGACGGCGAACTCGTCCTCGACGACGGCGCCCGGATCCCCTTCGACCGGCTGATTTATGCCGCAGGAGGCGCAGCGCGAGGCCCCGAAGGCACGCTGGCGGTGGGCGACCCGGAACAGGCGAGCCTGGCCCGCGTCGCTCTGGCAAATCTGCCCCGCGGCGCGCGGGTGACGGTGGTCGGCGGTGGACTCACCGGAATCGAGACCGCCAGCGAGATCGCCGAGGCCCGCCGCGACCTGCACCTCACCCTGCTGAGCGACGACGACGTGGCCGCCTCGCTGCATCCGACCGCGGCGCGGCGCGTCCGCACCGAACTGGAGCGGCTCGGCGTCACGATCGAGCGCGGCAGCTATCCGCTCGCCGGACCGGACGGGGCCTGCGCGCCCGCCGACCTGGTGCTGTGGGCCATCGCCACCGGAGTCTCCGATCTGGCGGCGCGCAGCGGGCTGCCGGTGAACCCGCAGGGCCGCATCGAGGTGGACGAGTTCCTGCGCAGCGCCGCCGATGTGCGGATCTTCGCCGCGGGCGACGCCGCCGCAGTCCCCGGACAGCGCCTCAGCTGCCAGACGGCGCTCCCGCAGGGTGCCCACGCCGCCGACAATCTGGCACGAGAGCTGCGCGGCAAGGCGTTGAAACCCTACTCGATGGGCTACACCGGCCAGAACGTGTCGATCGGTCGCCGTCGCGCTGTCATCCAGTCCGCCCGGCGCGACGACACCCCGACCCGGCTCTGGTTCGGCGGCCGGCCCGGCGCGATGGTGAAAGAACGCGTCTGCGCGCTGGCCGCGTCCGCCGCCGGCAGCGGCAGGTTCGCGTGGCTCCCGGCGCCCTCGACACATTCCGAGCGCCGCGATCCGGTCGCGCGATGA
- a CDS encoding TetR/AcrR family transcriptional regulator: MTATPTRTRAAHLGPERRRPQVLDAALTIGVDDGLGAVTIGSVAKRMGVTRPVVYSCFPDRVALVDALLTREGDTLVESLLDALHSSGGADDPEQAFVRGFQSLLHQAEARPAPWRLLLFGDPDPAVAPQFRVARETIRTRATEWIAPAMRRWWQTADLDRKIPVLIDFFMSSCESAIKSLLASDGAWTADDLGDFLGRAVYRAFRDA, encoded by the coding sequence ATGACAGCCACGCCCACCAGGACCCGCGCCGCGCACCTCGGGCCTGAGCGCCGTCGCCCGCAGGTACTCGATGCGGCCCTGACGATCGGGGTCGACGACGGACTCGGCGCCGTCACCATCGGTTCGGTCGCCAAGCGGATGGGAGTCACCAGACCCGTGGTCTACTCCTGTTTCCCCGACCGCGTGGCTCTGGTCGACGCACTGCTGACCAGAGAAGGCGACACGCTGGTCGAGTCGCTCCTCGACGCACTGCACAGCTCCGGCGGCGCCGACGATCCCGAGCAGGCCTTCGTCCGGGGATTCCAGTCGCTGCTGCACCAAGCGGAGGCCCGACCCGCTCCCTGGCGTCTGCTCCTGTTCGGCGATCCCGATCCTGCGGTCGCGCCACAGTTTCGCGTCGCCCGCGAGACGATCCGGACCCGCGCGACCGAGTGGATCGCGCCCGCGATGCGACGCTGGTGGCAGACCGCCGACCTCGACCGAAAGATCCCCGTCCTGATCGACTTCTTCATGTCATCGTGCGAGTCGGCGATCAAGTCGCTCCTCGCGTCCGACGGCGCGTGGACTGCGGACGATCTCGGCGACTTCCTCGGCCGCGCCGTCTACCGCGCCTTCCGCGATGCCTGA
- a CDS encoding oxygenase MpaB family protein produces MSARTVVEPHRDYGFFGPGSVTWKVWGFSATPLIALSRAVVIEELDPNLIAAVDATGANYDRPRTRYDRTVRYFAAVAFADSHTVTQMADVLVKVHAKAIGIEPVSGRRYDANDPDSQLWILLTGWHSVLKAYEMYGPGKLTEGEEAQYWAECAVAAELQTCESSDVPRTREGIRAYFEEMRPRLAASEAAQQMMSHLLDPRVVLPDGPLLLRPARYAVARLLRAGTIATMPRWMRQMGGIRQSRLTDAVVPAILRAGFRAFDRSTPVKRRVLAVVAPSTLPIIEPIWQGIPPVRPMTVTPADARQRYGVRPPAEAHLDLRAKQYDRVFGQGAAPSEDGLLESQELLGRLG; encoded by the coding sequence ATGAGTGCTCGCACAGTAGTCGAACCGCACCGGGACTACGGGTTCTTCGGTCCAGGGTCGGTCACCTGGAAGGTGTGGGGCTTCAGCGCCACGCCGCTGATCGCGCTGTCGAGGGCCGTGGTGATCGAGGAGCTGGACCCGAACCTGATCGCGGCGGTCGATGCGACCGGTGCCAACTACGATCGCCCGCGCACCCGCTACGACCGTACGGTCCGCTACTTCGCCGCGGTGGCGTTCGCCGACAGCCACACCGTGACCCAGATGGCGGACGTCCTGGTGAAGGTCCACGCGAAGGCGATCGGCATCGAGCCGGTGAGCGGGCGACGGTACGACGCCAACGACCCCGACTCGCAGCTGTGGATCCTGCTCACCGGCTGGCACTCGGTGCTCAAAGCCTACGAGATGTACGGTCCGGGCAAGCTGACCGAGGGCGAGGAGGCGCAGTACTGGGCCGAGTGCGCCGTCGCCGCCGAACTGCAGACGTGCGAATCGTCGGACGTCCCGCGGACGCGCGAGGGGATCCGCGCGTACTTCGAGGAGATGCGCCCGCGACTGGCGGCCAGCGAGGCGGCGCAGCAGATGATGTCCCACCTGCTCGACCCGCGGGTGGTGCTGCCCGATGGGCCGCTGCTGCTGCGGCCTGCGCGATATGCGGTCGCCCGGCTGCTGCGCGCCGGCACCATTGCGACCATGCCGCGCTGGATGCGGCAGATGGGCGGCATCCGGCAGAGCCGGCTCACCGACGCCGTGGTGCCGGCGATCCTGCGGGCGGGCTTCCGTGCGTTCGATCGGAGTACCCCGGTCAAGCGGCGGGTGCTCGCCGTGGTCGCGCCCTCCACGCTGCCGATCATCGAGCCGATCTGGCAGGGCATTCCGCCGGTGCGGCCGATGACCGTCACGCCTGCCGACGCACGCCAGCGGTACGGCGTGCGCCCCCCGGCCGAGGCGCACCTCGATCTGCGGGCGAAGCAGTACGACCGGGTGTTCGGTCAGGGCGCCGCGCCCTCCGAGGACGGACTGCTCGAGTCTCAGGAACTGCTCGGCCGCCTGGGCTGA
- a CDS encoding PQQ-binding-like beta-propeller repeat protein, with protein MSTYGVVVIADVPEVAAAEALVERVSGVLRASWGAGSCPVDDLDYEVEESEAGVRVSISVPGMVTDHREAKFFASAPSGRAVICEDGDEFGVVFQVWRLDPDGSECLYRAYVHDPDLDAEPEALARTITGAAAAQAAAELFGGSPASLLALEVDPSPVSEELGVIGTPFDPWLEPFGLQWPDL; from the coding sequence GTGAGTACTTATGGTGTGGTCGTGATCGCTGATGTCCCCGAGGTGGCGGCGGCGGAGGCGCTGGTGGAGCGGGTGTCGGGGGTGCTGCGGGCCAGTTGGGGTGCGGGGTCGTGTCCGGTCGACGATCTGGACTACGAGGTGGAGGAGTCCGAGGCCGGGGTGCGGGTGTCGATCAGTGTGCCGGGGATGGTCACTGATCACCGCGAGGCCAAGTTCTTCGCCAGCGCTCCGTCGGGTCGGGCGGTGATCTGCGAGGACGGTGACGAGTTCGGTGTGGTGTTCCAGGTGTGGCGTCTGGATCCGGACGGAAGCGAGTGCCTGTATCGGGCCTACGTGCATGATCCTGACTTGGATGCGGAGCCGGAGGCGTTGGCGCGCACGATCACCGGTGCGGCGGCGGCGCAGGCGGCCGCTGAGTTGTTCGGTGGTTCGCCGGCGTCGTTGCTGGCGTTGGAGGTTGATCCGTCTCCGGTCAGTGAGGAACTCGGTGTGATCGGCACACCGTTCGATCCCTGGTTGGAGCCGTTCGGCCTGCAGTGGCCAGATCTGTAG
- a CDS encoding SRPBCC family protein codes for MTLHLEASRTVPATVDDAFAQVLAAPLEQLFRRRYAAIAPISAVYGQDGEWGSAGQIRTIALSDGGELQETLTEVDEPSSFAYTISVARGPNRFLIGGVVGRWSFESAGTGTRITWSWEVTSANKAAVAAMPLFGRMWRGYARQALEEVEELLVG; via the coding sequence ATGACCCTGCATCTCGAAGCATCGCGCACCGTTCCGGCGACCGTCGACGATGCGTTCGCACAGGTCCTGGCGGCTCCGCTGGAGCAGCTCTTCCGTCGCCGTTACGCCGCGATCGCACCCATCTCGGCGGTGTACGGCCAGGACGGTGAGTGGGGGAGCGCCGGGCAGATCCGCACGATAGCGCTCAGCGACGGCGGGGAACTGCAGGAGACGCTGACCGAGGTCGACGAACCGAGTTCCTTCGCCTACACGATCAGCGTCGCGCGGGGACCGAACCGATTCCTCATCGGCGGCGTCGTCGGTCGCTGGAGTTTCGAGTCGGCCGGCACCGGCACCCGGATCACGTGGTCGTGGGAGGTGACCTCGGCGAACAAGGCGGCGGTGGCGGCCATGCCGCTCTTCGGCCGCATGTGGCGGGGATATGCGCGTCAGGCGCTGGAAGAGGTGGAGGAGCTCCTGGTCGGCTGA
- a CDS encoding lipase family protein: MTAPVLPPDQDPFHFPHNDLENDPPGTLLDAREVTLAAAGRIKVPARSWQLRYRTTDLRGRAEVGITTVITSDGARAPRRGLLSYQCAIDGVSPRCFPSYALRHGSQADGALARLELPLILAAVRRGWTVSIPDHEGIHGHFGTAREPGYRVLDGVRATHEFLGTSPHGGTPVGLWGYSGGGLATVWAAEEAGAYAPELNVVGTVAGAPVGDPGATFLRLNGGRFAGFPLVFIAGLRRAYPELREVLDRHVSRSFLDRISDTERRTTLDVLARLTFRDIGGHLRHGLDELLGDPVMTRILDDIRPGHRAPNAPLLIQQGRRDEVIAAEDVRALADRYRALGGDVTYREWPFGWHLPLQFITAPSSLGWLDTRRDTPERRRLATTD, encoded by the coding sequence ATGACTGCCCCGGTCCTGCCCCCAGACCAGGATCCGTTCCACTTCCCTCACAACGACCTCGAGAACGATCCCCCCGGAACGCTCCTCGACGCCCGCGAGGTGACCCTGGCCGCGGCCGGGCGGATCAAGGTTCCGGCCCGGTCCTGGCAGCTCCGTTACCGGACGACCGATCTGCGCGGCCGCGCCGAGGTCGGCATCACCACCGTCATCACCTCTGACGGGGCGAGGGCACCGCGACGGGGGCTCCTCTCGTACCAGTGTGCGATCGACGGGGTGTCTCCGCGCTGCTTCCCGTCGTACGCGCTGCGGCACGGCAGTCAGGCTGACGGAGCACTCGCGCGCCTCGAGCTGCCGCTGATCCTGGCGGCGGTCCGGCGGGGCTGGACCGTCTCGATCCCCGACCACGAGGGAATCCACGGGCACTTCGGAACCGCGCGCGAGCCCGGTTACCGGGTGCTCGACGGCGTGCGCGCGACGCACGAGTTTCTCGGGACCTCGCCGCACGGTGGCACCCCGGTCGGCCTGTGGGGCTACTCCGGCGGCGGCCTGGCCACGGTCTGGGCAGCCGAGGAGGCCGGCGCCTACGCACCGGAACTGAACGTGGTCGGCACCGTCGCCGGAGCACCGGTGGGCGATCCCGGCGCCACCTTCCTGCGGCTCAACGGCGGTCGGTTCGCGGGCTTCCCGCTGGTCTTCATCGCCGGCCTGCGCCGGGCGTACCCCGAGCTGCGAGAGGTGCTGGACCGCCATGTGAGCCGGTCGTTCCTCGACCGGATCTCCGACACCGAACGACGCACCACGCTCGACGTCCTGGCCCGCCTGACCTTCCGCGACATCGGCGGTCATCTGCGACACGGCCTGGACGAACTCCTCGGCGACCCCGTGATGACACGGATTCTCGACGACATCCGGCCCGGCCACCGCGCGCCGAACGCGCCGCTGCTGATCCAGCAGGGCAGGCGCGACGAGGTGATCGCCGCCGAAGATGTGCGGGCCCTCGCCGACCGCTATCGCGCGCTGGGCGGCGACGTGACGTACCGGGAGTGGCCGTTCGGCTGGCACCTTCCGCTGCAGTTCATCACCGCGCCGAGCTCACTCGGGTGGCTCGACACCCGCCGCGACACGCCAGAGCGCCGCCGGCTCGCCACAACCGACTGA
- a CDS encoding LysR family transcriptional regulator: MTVSSLDLQALQLLVEVDERGSLSAAARELQVAQPNASRAIARLERRLGVTLLTRSTHGSRLTAQGTVLVHWARETIAGAQRLLDVAEGLRGEQTSALAVAASLTVAEHLMPRWLGRFRTEFPATRVHLQMQNSARVLELVASGECAVGFIESPGHPTGLRHAVVARDRLVVVVPPDHLWVRRRPPAVDELAGTPLVTREAGSGTRDTLDAALADHPRAAPLLELGSSAAILTAVAAGMGPAVLSTLAVDSVAATGAVQVVDVPGLVVERELRAVWRPPRPTPPANDLVRIAGSSHGRS, from the coding sequence ATGACCGTCAGTTCGCTCGACCTCCAGGCACTGCAGCTGCTGGTGGAAGTCGACGAACGGGGCAGTCTGTCGGCAGCGGCCCGGGAACTGCAGGTGGCCCAGCCCAACGCCAGCCGCGCGATCGCCCGTCTGGAGCGCCGACTGGGCGTCACGCTGCTCACCCGATCGACGCACGGCTCCCGGCTGACGGCGCAAGGAACGGTGCTGGTGCATTGGGCCCGCGAGACCATCGCGGGCGCGCAGCGTCTGCTCGACGTCGCCGAAGGCCTGCGGGGCGAGCAGACCTCGGCCCTCGCCGTGGCGGCATCCCTGACCGTCGCCGAGCACCTGATGCCCCGCTGGCTCGGGCGATTCCGCACGGAGTTCCCGGCGACCAGGGTGCACCTGCAGATGCAGAACTCGGCCCGCGTGCTGGAGCTGGTGGCCTCCGGAGAGTGCGCCGTCGGCTTCATCGAGTCGCCGGGCCACCCCACGGGGCTGCGCCACGCGGTGGTCGCGCGGGACCGTCTGGTCGTCGTCGTCCCGCCCGATCACCTGTGGGTGCGACGACGCCCGCCCGCCGTCGACGAGCTCGCCGGCACGCCATTGGTGACTCGGGAGGCCGGGTCGGGCACCCGGGACACCCTCGACGCAGCTCTCGCCGATCACCCACGGGCCGCCCCGCTCCTCGAATTGGGAAGCAGCGCAGCGATTCTCACAGCAGTCGCGGCCGGCATGGGACCCGCCGTCCTGAGCACCCTGGCCGTCGATTCGGTCGCAGCGACCGGCGCGGTGCAGGTGGTCGACGTCCCCGGACTGGTGGTGGAACGCGAACTTCGGGCTGTGTGGCGGCCCCCGCGTCCGACCCCGCCGGCGAACGATCTCGTCCGGATCGCCGGATCGTCTCACGGCCGGTCGTAG
- a CDS encoding YeiH family protein, translated as MRAPGLLIAGGATTAALVGHRAFPAVSPLVVAIVLGVLVANLRPPGPRYAPGLTVASRSLLRIGVALLGLQLAFGDILDLGPVMVLVIVATVASSIAVTLWAGARLGINPAQRLLIACGTSICGAAAVAAADGVLGGDRPAPSPDGAPATPQAPAATSPSSDAAATAIAAVVLFGTLLLGLLPLAVHVLGIPDQAGGIWAGLAIHEVAQAVAAGGLIGSGALAVAVVVKLGRVLMLAPVLAVISVRRRRGAPAASRPPLVPLFVIGFLGCVALASTGAVPAPVAGVAGQLQVALLSAGMFALGTGVRLRTVRAVGPRPFVLAGIGTAWIGAIGLAAALLVGP; from the coding sequence GTGAGAGCGCCGGGCCTGCTGATCGCCGGCGGCGCCACGACCGCGGCCCTCGTCGGGCATCGAGCGTTTCCGGCGGTGAGCCCGCTGGTCGTCGCGATCGTGCTCGGGGTGCTGGTGGCCAACCTCCGTCCGCCGGGACCGAGGTATGCGCCCGGCCTCACCGTCGCGTCCCGCTCGCTGCTGCGGATCGGCGTCGCTCTGCTCGGGCTGCAGCTGGCGTTCGGAGACATCCTCGACCTCGGGCCCGTGATGGTTCTGGTGATCGTGGCGACGGTGGCCTCGAGCATCGCGGTCACGCTGTGGGCGGGCGCTCGACTCGGGATCAACCCGGCCCAGCGGCTGCTGATCGCCTGCGGAACGTCGATCTGCGGGGCCGCGGCCGTCGCCGCCGCCGACGGCGTGCTCGGGGGTGATCGGCCTGCGCCGTCGCCCGACGGCGCCCCGGCGACTCCGCAAGCTCCGGCCGCCACGAGTCCTTCGAGCGACGCGGCCGCCACTGCGATCGCGGCGGTGGTCCTGTTCGGAACGCTGCTGCTCGGTCTGCTCCCGCTGGCCGTGCACGTGCTGGGCATCCCCGACCAGGCGGGCGGGATCTGGGCCGGGCTGGCGATCCACGAGGTGGCGCAGGCGGTCGCTGCGGGCGGTCTGATCGGCTCGGGCGCGCTGGCGGTCGCGGTGGTGGTGAAGCTCGGCCGCGTCCTGATGCTCGCGCCCGTGCTGGCTGTGATCAGTGTCCGGCGCCGACGCGGCGCTCCCGCCGCCTCCCGTCCGCCGCTGGTGCCGCTGTTCGTGATCGGCTTTCTGGGCTGCGTTGCGCTCGCATCGACCGGGGCCGTGCCTGCACCGGTGGCCGGCGTCGCCGGGCAACTCCAGGTCGCGTTGCTGAGTGCGGGCATGTTCGCGCTGGGCACCGGGGTCCGGCTGCGCACAGTCCGTGCCGTAGGCCCGCGGCCATTCGTGCTCGCCGGGATCGGAACCGCGTGGATCGGCGCGATCGGGCTCGCGGCCGCTCTTCTCGTGGGTCCTTGA
- a CDS encoding D-isomer specific 2-hydroxyacid dehydrogenase family protein: MISSPSPLPVAIEPERDRHLVAAVEEAGGVVVPLEQARALVWIGEPAEFPVLGEQIEWVALKTAGIEAFRAAGVIDDRRIWTNASGFYAAGCAEHALALLLAGLRQIGTSVVLGWNDDVIPPAVRTLRGATVTIVGAGGIGRELTPRLSACGAWVVAVNRSGTPVDGAVRTVTPDLLDDVLAETDHVVFAAPATADTRHLIDDRTLALLKPHSWVVNVARGSLIDQAALGRALTEGRIAGAALDVTDPEPPPHDDPLWSLPNLIVTPHIANPAPGLTREMAPWLAENVRRFAAGEQLISVVDPAREY, translated from the coding sequence ATGATTTCCTCGCCAAGTCCGCTGCCCGTCGCGATCGAACCGGAGCGGGATCGGCATCTGGTGGCCGCGGTCGAGGAGGCGGGCGGGGTCGTCGTGCCGCTCGAGCAGGCCCGGGCCCTGGTGTGGATCGGAGAACCGGCGGAGTTCCCTGTACTCGGGGAGCAGATCGAGTGGGTGGCGCTCAAGACCGCGGGCATCGAGGCCTTCCGCGCGGCCGGCGTGATCGACGACCGCCGCATCTGGACCAACGCGTCCGGCTTCTACGCCGCCGGATGCGCCGAGCACGCCCTCGCGCTGCTGCTCGCCGGGTTGCGGCAGATCGGCACCAGCGTCGTCCTCGGGTGGAACGACGACGTGATCCCGCCCGCGGTCCGTACGCTCCGCGGAGCCACGGTGACCATCGTCGGAGCCGGCGGCATCGGCCGGGAACTGACGCCGCGGCTGTCGGCGTGCGGCGCATGGGTGGTGGCGGTGAACCGCTCGGGGACGCCGGTCGACGGTGCGGTCCGCACGGTGACGCCGGACCTGCTCGACGACGTCCTCGCCGAGACCGACCACGTGGTGTTCGCGGCACCGGCGACCGCGGACACCCGGCATCTGATCGACGATCGCACGCTCGCCCTGCTCAAGCCGCACAGCTGGGTCGTGAACGTGGCGCGCGGATCGCTGATCGATCAGGCCGCGCTGGGCCGGGCGCTGACCGAGGGCCGGATCGCCGGCGCCGCTCTCGACGTGACCGATCCGGAACCGCCGCCGCACGACGACCCGCTGTGGAGCCTGCCGAACCTGATCGTGACCCCGCACATCGCCAACCCCGCGCCGGGCCTGACCCGGGAGATGGCTCCGTGGCTGGCCGAGAACGTCCGGCGCTTCGCCGCCGGCGAGCAGCTGATCTCCGTCGTCGACCCGGCGCGCGAGTACTGA
- a CDS encoding DUF779 domain-containing protein yields MSDSPAGATPDRVVARPAATELLTKLTEMHGGLMIHQSGGCCDGSAPMCYPVGEYRIGQRDVLVGELELPSPLPPVRVWIAGDQFEVWKHTQLILDVVPGRGAGFSLEAPEGVRLLSRARAFTDAENDLLAATPPQTGADFD; encoded by the coding sequence ATGAGCGATTCCCCCGCGGGCGCAACCCCCGATCGCGTGGTGGCGCGTCCGGCCGCCACCGAGTTGCTGACCAAACTGACCGAGATGCACGGCGGCCTGATGATCCACCAGTCCGGCGGCTGCTGCGACGGTTCGGCGCCGATGTGTTACCCGGTCGGCGAGTACCGCATCGGTCAGCGCGACGTCCTGGTCGGTGAACTGGAGTTGCCCAGTCCTCTGCCGCCGGTTCGGGTGTGGATCGCCGGGGATCAGTTCGAAGTGTGGAAGCACACCCAGCTGATCCTCGATGTGGTCCCCGGCCGCGGCGCCGGGTTCTCGCTGGAGGCGCCCGAGGGCGTGCGGCTGTTGTCGCGGGCGCGGGCGTTCACCGACGCGGAGAACGACCTGCTGGCGGCGACTCCCCCACAGACCGGCGCCGACTTCGACTGA